The following coding sequences are from one Spea bombifrons isolate aSpeBom1 chromosome 13, aSpeBom1.2.pri, whole genome shotgun sequence window:
- the GAA gene encoding lysosomal alpha-glucosidase has protein sequence MLKGDSGGRTKLRSMDTVLGVYVLLMMGAACSAAPSYAEDAKSMQCEAAPDSRFDCAPEKGVSKEQCEARGCCYSPTANGLEIGQPWCFYPPTYPSYKLVNLTNTENGYRATLTRSVGTFMPHDIMTLQLDVLLETSTRLHFTIKDPANKRYEVPIPTPKVTGKAPSTEYDIQFNADPFGLVVKRKCTGQVLLNTTVAPLLFADQFLQISTSLPSRYLYGLGEHLTSLNLDLRWTRLTFWNRDLIPTKDSNLYGTHPFYMSLEKDGSAHGVFLLNSNAMDVLLQAAPAVTWRTTGGILDFYVFLGPEPKAVIRQYQDVVGFPFMPPFWGLGFHLCRWGYSSSKITREVVKNMTDAKIPLEVQWNDIDYMDASRDFTYDPKNFGDFPQMVNEFHQQGMKYVMIVDPAISSTSPPGTYPPYDDGLKRGVFITNETGQPLVGKVWPGLTVFPDFTNPETFEWWYDMVKRFHDQVPFDGMWIDMNEPSNFVHGSIDDCPKNDLENPPYVPGVVGGTLNAATICASSKQHVSSHYNLHNLYGLSEAMASHYALVKVRKRRPFIISRSTFASHGRYAGHWTGDVESTWDQLYHSVPAILLFNMYGVPLVGADICGFVGNTTEELCVRWSQLGAFYPFMRNHNTRDAKSQEPYVFSEQAQNAIRKALYVRYTLLPYLYTLFHKAHANGETVARALFIEFPSDPNTWTIDRQFLWGEALLITPVLEQGKTEVNGYFPAGTWYAPGSGKGIQSKGQWIVLPAPLGDINIHVRGGHILPVQTPLMTTEETRRSDLTLVVALTVEGFARGELFWDDGDSLGTFERGDYTQIIFLATNNVVLSEVIRLNSQADALKLGTVAVYGVPAPPRKVVVNGVASENFEYNMETKVLSINNLSLPIGNPFEISWS, from the exons ATGCTGAAGGGAGACTCTGGAGGAAGGACGAAGCTGAGGTCTATGGATACAGTCTTGGGGGTGTATGTTCTTCTCATGATGGGTGCAGCTTGTTCTGCGGCCCCATCTTATGCAGAAGACGCAAAATCCATGCAGTGCGAGGCAGCACCAGACAGTAGATTTGACTGCGCCCCAGAGAAGGGGGTGAGCAAGGAGCAATGTGAGGCCCGTGGCTGCTGCTACTCTCCAACAGCAAATGGTCTTGAGATTGGGCAGCCCTGGTGTTTTTACCCACCTACCTACCCCAGTTACAAGTTGGTCAACCTAACAAATACTGAGAACGGGTACCGTGCCACCCTCACCCGCTCAGTGGGGACCTTCATGCCTCATGACATCATGACCTTGCAGTTGGACGTGTTATTGGAGACTTCAACCCGCCTGCACTTTACC ATCAAGGACCCAGCTAACAAACGCTATGAGGTTCCCATTCCCACCCCGAAGGTCACCGGCAAAGCACCCTCCACAGAGTATGACATTCAGTTCAACGCTGACCCCTTTGGTCTGGTCGTCAAAAGGAAATGCACCGGCCAAGTTCT GCTCAACACCACTGTAGCCCCTCTGCTTTTCGCAGATCAGTTCCTGCAGATCTCCACGTCCCTTCCCTCTCGGTATCTCTACGGACTCGGTGAACACCTCACTTCTCTCAACCTCGACCTCCGATGGACGCGACTCACATTTTGGAACAGAGACCTAATTCCAACA AAAGATTCCAACCTTTATGGGACTCATCCTTTCTATATGTCCTTGGAGAAAGATGGCTCAGCACATGGTGTCTTCCTGCTCAACAGCAATGCCATGG ATGTCCTTCTGCAGGCGGCTCCTGCTGTGACTTGGAGAACCACAGGCgggattttagatttttatgtgTTCCTGGGGCCTGAGCCGAAAGCGGTTATCAGACAGTATCAGGACGTCGTTG GGTTCCCTTTCATGCCTCCGTTCTGGGGTCTTGGGTTCCACCTCTGCCGCTGGGGTTACTCCTCCTCAAAAATCACTCGGGAAGTGGTAAAAAACATGACCGACGCAAAGATTCCTCTG GAAGTTCAGTGGAACGACATTGATTACATGGATGCTTCGCGAGATTTCACATACGACCCAAAAAACTTCGGGGATTTTCCACAAATGGTGAACGAGTTCCACCAACAAGGAATGAAATATGTCATGATTGTG GATCCAGCAATCAGCAGCACCAGCCCACCCGGCACTTACCCTCCATACGACGATGGACTCAAAAGGGGGGTGTTCATCACGAACGAGACAGGACAGCCCCTGGTAGGGAAG GTCTGGCCTGGCCTCACTGTGTTCCCCGACTTCACAAACCCCGAGACCTTTGAGTGGTGGTATGACATGGTAAAGCGTTTCCATGACCAGGTGCCATTTGATGGAATGTGGATA GATATGAACGAACCATCAAACTTTGTCCATGGTTCCATTGACGACTGTCCCAAAAACGACCTGGAGAATCCTCCTTATGTTCCAG GGGTCGTTGGAGGGACCCTAAATGCAGCAACCATTTGTGCCTCTAGCAAACAGCACGTATCTTCTCACTACAACCTCCACAACCTGTATGGACTCTCCGAGGCAATGGCGTCCCACTA CGCCTTGGTAAAGGTCCGGAAGAGACGTCCTTTCATCATCTCGCGCTCTACATTTGCCAGCCACGGCCGCTACGCGGGGCATTGGACTGGAGATGTGGAGAGTACGTGGGACCAGCTGTATCACTCGGTACCTG CCATACTCCTCTTTAACATGTACGGAGTGCCCTTAGTGGGAGCCGACATCTGTGGATTTGTGGGGAATACCACCGAGGAACTCTGCGTGCGTTGGAGTCAACTGGGAGCCTTTTACCCGTTTATGAGAAACCATAACACCCGCGATGCAAAG TCGCAGGAACCGTACGTTTTCAGCGAACAAGCGCAGAACGCCATAAGGAAAGCCCTGTATGTGAGATACACCTTGCTTCCGTATCTCTATACGCTCTTCCACAAGGCTCACGCCAACGGCGAGACTGTAGCCCGAGCGCTTTTCATAGA GTTCCCTTCTGACCCAAATACGTGGACAATCGATCGCCAGTTCCTGTGGGGTGAGGCTCTGCTCATTACCCCTGTTCTGGAGCAGGGAAAGACCGAAGTGAATGGGTATTTTCCGGCAGGGACCTGGTATGCTCCGGGGTCG GGGAAAGGGATTCAGAGTAAGGGTCAGTGGATCGTCCTTCCGGCTCCTCTTGGCGACATAAATATCCACGTTCGAGGGGGCCACATTTTACCTGTGCAG ACGCCTCTTATGACCACGGAGGAGACGCGCAGAAGTGACCTGACCCTGGTGGTGGCTTTGACGGTCGAGGGATTTGCCCGTGGAGAACTCTTCTGGGATGACGGCGACAGTTTAGGAACATTTGAGAGGGGAGACTACACCCAGATTATCTTCTTGGCCACGAAT AACGTCGTCCTGAGCGAGGTGATACGGCTGAACAGCCAGGCAGACGCCCTGAAGCTGGGGACAGTGGCGGTCTACGGAGTACCCGCTCCACCACGCAAAGTGGTGGTGAATGGAGTGGCCAGTGAAAACTTTGAATACAACATGGAGACCAAG GTGCTGTCCATAAACAACTTGTCTTTGCCGATCGGAAATCCTTTTGAGATCTCCTGGTCTTGA
- the CCDC40 gene encoding coiled-coil domain-containing protein 40, translating into MSATGSPRSEAEQEDFQTSDKEETLLQRGWETVREDDGQATPPATVSPRGTERDEAEEVGTSAQTAVEEPLTSRGLESMEAMSTSSPSVLQTSSVAFTERYTLSQYMEQLAESGETGAVTSSTYSGLHQFSQQLEESEDEDDVPQGLREEDGAAEEKEEDDASELVVLDPNHPLMTRFQTALKTYLTKQIRSLDLELREMQESLKKNKNHRDDIGVILYGIQQELARLQMGLEKQHDKHAQVSMIRRQKEDELEAIRDLYKKTHQMTGEERKKVSSMQTEVENLALRLFYMENMNQDVHSDISVMKRAVQKAEAERMQAEVEKLKQDMYIDRLTREADRLREQIALYDAQLSAQRDDTKAARGVVAEASMEIESIGLEKKQLFQQWNSSLIGMTRRDEAYAAVQEALSLARQELRAMDTEIESYKKSITKEEDRNEQLTFMFNRTERDSAMSKKLIAQCQAKQEALRVEFSTYMRTLQETEQALSRVTAERTVRLSEVATIRKQIEKESQVKVVLENQIMEKLQEKMTSDKATKYTSLLTEKLQKRKLDLEIEFAKVENDTAQVQLEINHSSSQIKSLQRTLAELEKNIQNTNDLISRSQSEIAKRTIAIERKQATINLFSKQIESTVAQIGGKELGPLEIQISALTKQIEECSADIASIQQYWLRLQTEMVRLTQQREEQDASVEMLKKELTILQQKKIRTENEIEQEKNEQKDIEHHMKNLRNDMLRLNTLISKNSSSKEQLQQLNQLMESEFMSSLRAAEKESVEMQENLRYLQEEKERMLHSLVETEHQIMLWEKKIQLAKEMRNAVDSEAGQGEIRAMKAEIHRMQVRHTQLMKQQEKMIRDMEAVVTRRETILTRGRSVNEKDKKNLIASEFRSKLQDLKKAIKETHKNIEESTSTFNDLQDSQKSLSAAIADKQHNITTLKQDAGSIELEIEQLQEKKRQNLSQIVSYQTRLKHLQAVKEGKYNPVCRTPRSLEAEHQKQESRIHTVSTIVHQIQQEYPQYQSALRSVSLALEARLGTQGNMSERSQ; encoded by the exons ATGTCTGCAACCGGGAG cCCTAGGTCCGAAGCAGAACAAGAGGACTTCCAGACATCTGATAAGGAG GAAACATTGTTGCAAAGGGGATGGGAAACCGTAAGAGAAGATGACGGACAGGCTACTCCCCCAGCCACGGTCTCGCCACGGGGGACAGAGAGAGATGAA GCCGAGGAGGTTGGCACGTCAGCCCAGACCGCCGTAGAGGAGCCTTTAACATCCAGAGGACTTGAGTCGATGGAGGCAATGAGCACCAGCTCTCCGAGTGTCCTCCAAACTTCCTCTGTGGCTTTTACTGAGAGATACACATTATCCCAGTACATGGAGCAGCTGGCAGAATCAG GTGAGACCGGAGCGGTCACCTCCTCCACATATTCTGGTCTCCATCAGTTTAGCCAGCAGTTGGAAGAAAGCGAAGATGAAGATGATGTTCCTCAAGGTTTACGCGAGGAAGACGGAGCAGCcgaggagaaagaagaagatgaCGCATCAGAGCTGGTGGTTCTAGATCCCAATCAT ccCCTGATGACAAGATTCCAGACGGCTCTCAAGACATACCTCACTAAGCAGATACGCAGTCTGGATCTGGAGCTGCGAGAAATG CAAGAATCCttgaagaagaacaaaaacCACCGAGATGATATTGGTGTGATCCTATATGGGATACAGCAGGAGCTGGCCCGTCTCCAGATGGGGCTGGAAAAGCAACATGACAAACATGCCCAGGTCTCCATGATCCGGCGGCAGAAAGAAGATGAGCTAGAAGCCATCAGGGATCTGTACAAGAAGACCCACCAGATGACAGGAGAAGAGCGCAAAAAAG TTTCCAGCATGCAGACAGAGGTGGAGAACCTGGCCCTGCGGCTTTTTTACATGGAGAACATGAATCAAGACGTGCACTCGGATATCTCAGTGATGAAACGTGCCGTGCAAAAGGCGGAGGCAGAGAGGATGCAGGCCGAGGTGGAGAAACTGAAACAG GATATGTACATAGATCGACTGACCAGGGAGGCTGACCGTCTACGGGAGCAAATTGCATTGTACGATGCACAACTCTCCGCTCAACGAGATGATACTAAGGCTGCTCGGGGAGTAGTTGCAGAG GCCAGCATGGAGATTGAATCCATTGGGTTGGAGAAAAAACAGCTGTTTCAGCAATGGAACAGCAGCCTGATTGGGATGACAAGAAGAGATGAGGCCTACGCGGCTGTCCAGGAGGCTCTTAG tTTGGCTCGGCAAGAGCTACGCGCCATGGACACCGAGATCGAGAGCTACAAGAAGTCCATCACAAAAGAAGAGGACAGGAACGAACAGCTGACCTTCATGTTCAACCGCACCGAAAGAGACTCAGCCATGAGCAAGAAGCTGATCGCTCAGTGTCAGGCCAAGCAGGAGGCGCTGCGCGTGGAGTTTAGCACATACATGCGTACTCTGCAAGAGACGGAGCAAGCACTAAGCAGAGTCACCGCG gAGCGTACCGTACGTTTGAGTGAGGTGGCTACCATCCGCAAACAGATCGAGAAAGAATCCCAAGTGAAGGTGGTCCTCGAAAATCAGATCATGGAGAAACTGCAGGAGAAGATGACATCGGACAAAGCAACCAAATATACATCTCTCTTGACTGAGAAGTTGCAAAAGAGGAAACTAGATCTG GAGATAGAATTTGCCAAAGTTGAGAATGACACGGCTCAAGTCCAGCTGGAGATTAATCACAGCTCATCTCAGATCAAAAGTCTACAGAGGACGCTGGCAGAGCTAGAGAAAAACATCCAGAACACCAACGATCTGATCTCGCGCAGCCAGAGCGAGATCGCCAAGCGCACTATCGCAATCGAGAGAAAGCAGGCCACCATCAACCTATTCAGCAAACAGATCGAGTCTACTGTTGCACAGATTGGG GGCAAGGAACTGGGGCCTTTGGAGATCCAGATCTCAGCTCTGACCAAGCAAATAGAGGAATGCAGTGCAGACATAGCGTCCATCCAGCAGTACTGGCTGCGTCTGCAAACAGAGATGGTGAGACTGACCCAGCAGAGAGAAGAACAGGACGCCTCTGTAGAGATGCTAAAGAAAGAGCTGACCATTCTCCAGCAGAAGAAAATTCGCACTGAGA ATGAGATTGAGCAGGAGAAAAATGAACAGAAGGACATCGAGCACCACATGAAGAACCTAAGAAATGACATGCTTCGGTTGAACACGCTCATCAGCAAGAACAGCAGCTCCAAGGAGCAACTGCAGCAACTCAACCAGCTGATGGAGAGCGAGTTCATGAGTTCACTTCGG GCTGCAGAGAAAGAGTCCGTAGAGATGCAGGAGAATCTGAGATACCTCCAAGAGGAGAAGGAGAGAATGTTGCATAGCCTGGTGGAAACGGA GCATCAGATCATGTTGTGGGAAAAGAAGATTCAACTCGCTAAGGAGATGCGAAACGCAGTGGACTCTGAGGCTGGACAAGGAGAGATCCGAGCCATGAAGGCAGAGATCCATCGAATGCAG GTCCGGCACACACAGCTGATGAAACAGCAAGAAAAGATGATCCGTGATATGGAAGCTGTGGTAACTCGGAGAGAGACCATTCTAACCCGTGGGCGCAGCGTAAACGAGAAGGACAAAAAGAACCTTATAGCCAGTGAGTTCCGCAGTAAACTACAGGACCTGAAGAAGGCGATTAAAGAGACTCATAAG AACATTGAAGAATCTACCAGCACTTTCAACGACCTCCAGGACTCTCAGAAATCACTCAGTGCGGCAATCGCGGATAAGCAGCACAACATCACCACCCTAAAGCAGGACGCCGGCTCCATCGAACTAGAAATCGAGCAGCTTCAagagaaaaaacgccag AATCTTTCGCAGATTGTATCCTATCAGACCCGTCTGAAGCACCTACAGGCCGTAAAGGAAGGGAAATACAACCCTGTTTGCCGCACTCCACGATCGCTGGAGGCTGAGCATCAGAAACAAGAGAGCCGCATACACACCGTCAGCACCATCGTCCACCAGATCCAGCAGGAGTATCCGCAGTATCAAAGCGCCCTGCGCAGCGTGAGCCTTGCCCTGGAGGCTCGACTAGGCACCCAGGGGAACATGTCTGAACGGTCCCAGTGA